Proteins from one Telopea speciosissima isolate NSW1024214 ecotype Mountain lineage chromosome 1, Tspe_v1, whole genome shotgun sequence genomic window:
- the LOC122658358 gene encoding pantothenate kinase 2-like — MINVQDGSKENSSSVPLMVVENGCGSPCIDLRQVSSELAVAAKDADLIILEGMGRALHTNFNAHFKCDALKLAMVKNQRLVEKLIKGNIYDCVCRYESASGELASSKFQHVPKCLHFSTEIGGQGNYQFRRSSCTLMFKFSSSWMKTKIGLELVYLRSFNKSSCWL, encoded by the exons ATGATAAACGTCCAAGATGGTTCAAAAGAGAATTCATCTTCAGTTCCTTTAATGGTTGTTGAGAATGGGTGTGGTAGTCCATGCATTGATTTACGGCAGGTCAGCTCAGAGCTAGCCGTTGCAGCAAAAGATGCCGACCTG ATAATCTTGGAAGGGATGGGTCGCGCTCTCCATACAAATTTCAATGCTCATTTTAAATGTGATGCTCTGAAG CTTGCAATGGTGAAGAATCAGAGGTTGGTAGAAAAACTGATCAAAGGAAACATATATGATTGTGTCTGCCGATATGAATCAGCCAGTGGAGAGCTTGCATCATCAAAGTTCCAACACGTGCCCAAATGTTTGCATTTCTCTACTGAGATAGGAGGACAAGGGAATTATCAATTCAGAAGATCATCTTGCACATTGATGTTCAAGTTTTCCTCCTCCTGgatgaaaacaaaaattggTTTGGAACTTGTGTATCTCAGGAGCTTCAACAAATCTAGTTGCTGGCTTTAA